From the genome of Terriglobales bacterium:
GGCCGGCAAATAGATAGCTCGATCATGGCTGCGCCGACCAAACTCGGCGGGGAGCCGCTTGAGATGGTCTTCATCCGGGCTCCCCGAATTGAACAAGTCGGTCGCGATGTTGAAGTGCTCGCCGAACGCGAAGGCCATCCCGTTTTGGTACGCCAGGGAAAGATCATGGCGGCGACGTTTCATCCCGAGCTTTCAAACGACACGCGAATACACCAAATGTTTCTCGATGTCGTTCGACAGGGGCGAGGGAATCGGATCATCGGGTCATCGGGTGATCGGGTGATCGGGTGAAGTGAAAACCAAAACCGACGCGGATGCTTGCTACGCGGATAAATCCGGAAGGAGAGAGAACGTTCGCCTACCTTGCCACGCTGCGGTGATCGCAGGCCGCGTCGGTTTGGGTTTGAATTCAGATCGCCCGATGACCCGATGACCCGATCACCCGATCACCAGATCACCCGATCCTCCCCGCTGGCTTTCCCTCCTCAGTTCATGATTCAATCGACAATGCAGGCGGCTCTTATGCCAGCAGTAAAAACCACAGCTCCCCCGAGACCGAGCGCGCCTGATTCCGGCGGACGCGGTACCGATCACAAACTTCCTACCGGCGGAGGTGGGGAAGGCGAGTGGGGGGATGCGTCACCTCGACGCGGTCCGCGCGAACGACTCTACCGAGCGCGAGTCGGGCTCGCCATCATGATGTCCACCTCGCTCGGCCTCTTCGTCACCCTGGTCATCGGCTATCTCTGGCGACGCCAGCAGCTGATCTTCGATCCCGTGGTTCATGCTTACGTTTCGGTGTGGAAGCCGATCGCGGTTCCTCCTCTGTTGTGGTGGAACACGCTGCTGTTGGTTTTAAGCAGCATCACTTTGGAGATTGCGCGGCAAGCCTACTTTCGCGAAGACCTCCTCATGGACGAATGGCTGGGCATTTCGCGTCCCACGCTGCGCAAGGCCTTGCCTTGGGAAATCCTGAGCTTCTTACTGGCTTCAGGTTTCGTGGTCGGGCAGCTCTATGCCTGGACGCAGCTTCGCGCTGAAGGGATTTACCTGGGCTCCGGGCCCAGCAGTCAGTTTTATTACTTTCTGACTGGCCTCCATGGTCTGCATCTGCTGGGCGGTATGCTGGTCTTGATCTGGGCGATGCTGACAGCTTTGGCGGGAACTGGCCTCGAATCGCGCCGCATCACCCTCGACATCACCGCATGGTATTGGCACGCGATCACACTGGTTTGGTTCGGGATCTTCGCCGCCTTGAAGCTGTGCGAATGAGCTGCAGAAAAACCTCTATTTCAGGTAATCCTGCAAGTCTTTCCAATTAAATCGTTCTTTTGACGATCGATGCTGCTGAGCGCAGATCGCCGCTGACCCTGTCGCTTGGTAAGCTGGCCCAGTTCGCTTAGTAAAACGATTCACTTCAGCGTCTCACGAACTAAGTGATATGCCCAATGGAATGTGCAATATACAATTTTTCATTGCTTTTTAGGGCAATTCTTCATAAAATCGGAGGTTTTACAGGCCCCTCTGGAGCTCTCAGGGAGCAACGCCTTGTTCGGCCAATCCGGCGTGCTTATCTGAATCCAAACGGGTTAGGAAGCATCGAAAGACTAATTATATAAAGGCAGGTAGAACTAATGGCTAAGCGTCGTGGAAATCCAA
Proteins encoded in this window:
- a CDS encoding cytochrome c oxidase subunit 3, encoding MTRSPDHQITRSSPLAFPPQFMIQSTMQAALMPAVKTTAPPRPSAPDSGGRGTDHKLPTGGGGEGEWGDASPRRGPRERLYRARVGLAIMMSTSLGLFVTLVIGYLWRRQQLIFDPVVHAYVSVWKPIAVPPLLWWNTLLLVLSSITLEIARQAYFREDLLMDEWLGISRPTLRKALPWEILSFLLASGFVVGQLYAWTQLRAEGIYLGSGPSSQFYYFLTGLHGLHLLGGMLVLIWAMLTALAGTGLESRRITLDITAWYWHAITLVWFGIFAALKLCE